Proteins found in one Brevibacillus brevis genomic segment:
- a CDS encoding helix-turn-helix domain-containing protein: protein MRHICSLIAMVSQLEEQSVRFDFYQEIRRPKPERQLLKHHVQLPRHYFDYLIHSGVLEVETDAPYQPGKTMPASIGMNIRSLGGNVLFDMCFAPQTYKLWQNTDASIEDLSLPADIFEEYVYRLGAISRFRYLGRIDDPVTATKLGENDMIEFKRDFLYSKTGIIKSIVAFANSNNGNLFLGITDEGTVCGIDHEIEQYGDPDKYILAITQYIQDKTSPFVTPFPKISLKKIDGKTVVAIFVEASSDLICGLDKNNEKYVVIRTNNRSVVVKDPHQIGEIYVKRKLGSEISRRLGLL from the coding sequence ATGCGCCATATTTGTTCATTGATTGCGATGGTAAGCCAACTGGAAGAACAATCTGTGCGTTTTGATTTTTATCAAGAAATCAGACGACCCAAGCCAGAACGTCAGTTATTAAAGCATCATGTACAATTACCGCGTCATTATTTCGATTATTTAATTCATTCAGGAGTATTGGAAGTGGAAACAGATGCCCCATATCAGCCGGGGAAGACTATGCCTGCTTCCATTGGTATGAACATACGCTCGCTCGGTGGAAACGTATTGTTTGACATGTGCTTTGCTCCGCAAACATATAAATTGTGGCAAAACACAGATGCAAGCATAGAAGACCTTTCCCTACCTGCTGATATATTTGAAGAATATGTCTATCGCTTAGGCGCCATCAGTCGTTTTCGCTATTTAGGCCGAATTGACGATCCTGTAACAGCAACAAAACTTGGTGAGAACGACATGATTGAATTCAAACGCGACTTTCTTTATTCAAAGACGGGGATTATTAAGTCTATTGTGGCGTTTGCGAATTCAAACAACGGAAATTTATTTTTAGGCATTACAGATGAGGGGACAGTGTGCGGGATTGATCATGAGATCGAGCAGTACGGAGACCCGGACAAATACATCCTGGCCATTACGCAATACATCCAAGATAAGACGTCACCGTTTGTAACCCCATTTCCAAAAATTTCGTTGAAAAAAATAGATGGGAAAACAGTGGTAGCTATCTTTGTCGAAGCCTCGTCTGATTTGATCTGTGGTTTGGACAAAAACAATGAAAAGTATGTGGTGATTCGTACGAACAATCGCTCCGTTGTCGTGAAAGATCCGCACCAAATTGGTGAAATTTACGTGAAACGAAAGCTAGGCAGTGAGATCAGCCGTCGATTGGGACTTCTGTAG
- a CDS encoding SCP2 sterol-binding domain-containing protein: protein MQVQKTLQDLSNRINTQPQGITGLHAVYHFVLSGEEGGTYEVVLSDNQADYSMGVTREAGCKLELSDQDFVKLVEGRLNPTVAFVTGKLKISGEMGLSFKLQTILHHYQSRK, encoded by the coding sequence ATGCAGGTACAAAAAACTCTTCAGGATTTATCGAATAGAATAAACACCCAACCACAAGGGATCACTGGATTACATGCTGTGTACCATTTTGTCCTAAGTGGAGAAGAGGGTGGCACCTACGAGGTGGTTTTATCCGATAATCAAGCGGACTATTCAATGGGTGTGACAAGGGAAGCGGGCTGCAAACTGGAGTTGTCTGACCAAGATTTTGTTAAGCTCGTAGAGGGACGCTTGAATCCCACCGTTGCTTTTGTAACGGGTAAGCTAAAAATTAGCGGAGAAATGGGACTTTCGTTTAAATTGCAAACAATCTTGCATCACTATCAATCACGAAAATAA
- a CDS encoding YbjQ family protein: MIVTTTSMIQGKEVVEYLDIVSGEVIMGANVVRDFLAGITDIIGGRSGSYESKLSEGRELALREMKEKARALGANAVIGVDLDFETLREGMMMVIATGTAVRAK, from the coding sequence ATGATCGTAACTACTACCAGCATGATCCAAGGAAAAGAAGTGGTGGAGTATTTGGATATCGTCAGCGGAGAGGTAATCATGGGCGCAAACGTAGTCCGTGACTTTCTTGCAGGAATTACGGACATCATCGGAGGCAGAAGTGGCTCGTATGAGAGCAAGCTCTCAGAAGGGCGTGAACTGGCCTTGCGTGAAATGAAAGAAAAAGCACGGGCATTGGGTGCAAACGCAGTGATTGGGGTTGATCTCGACTTCGAAACATTGCGGGAAGGTATGATGATGGTTATTGCCACAGGCACAGCTGTCCGTGCAAAGTAA
- a CDS encoding CBS domain-containing protein → MNISDIMTTTICTITSDKSVSYAAERMNESHVDSLVVMDHGEVLGMVTTRDVLSAHPNRIVADAMSSHPFYLSANHNVWEAYHALHQEQSGLALIKEEDQLIGFITKEIVEMKIAEYRDPLSGLYRAPYIQFIGENFLKERKPFHLLFIDLNDFGRINKLHGHPFGDDVIRTYSSVLSSLAEEQGDYLCRYAGDEFVLISTISDEQIQEYISLITRPTNVLEIFVSAAVGHVNGFQTPDFFDKSWRELIAEASLGSSAAKLSKTITSTVG, encoded by the coding sequence ATGAACATCTCCGACATCATGACGACGACGATTTGTACCATCACCTCTGACAAAAGTGTCTCTTATGCGGCGGAGCGAATGAACGAATCTCATGTTGATTCGTTAGTTGTCATGGATCACGGAGAGGTGCTGGGAATGGTTACGACAAGAGACGTGCTGTCCGCTCATCCTAACCGAATCGTTGCCGATGCCATGAGCAGTCACCCGTTCTACCTGTCTGCCAACCACAATGTTTGGGAGGCTTATCACGCGCTTCATCAAGAACAAAGTGGTCTGGCTTTGATCAAGGAAGAGGATCAACTAATCGGATTCATCACAAAAGAAATCGTAGAGATGAAAATAGCAGAATATCGAGACCCATTATCGGGTTTGTATCGCGCTCCCTACATTCAGTTTATTGGGGAAAATTTTTTAAAGGAGCGTAAACCGTTCCATTTGCTTTTTATCGATTTGAACGACTTTGGCCGAATTAATAAGCTGCATGGCCATCCATTCGGGGATGATGTCATCCGCACCTATTCATCGGTTCTTTCTTCTCTGGCTGAAGAACAGGGGGATTACTTATGTCGTTATGCAGGGGACGAGTTTGTTTTGATCTCTACGATTTCCGATGAACAGATTCAGGAATACATTTCGCTTATTACACGTCCAACAAACGTTCTTGAGATCTTTGTATCTGCAGCTGTTGGGCATGTAAACGGGTTTCAAACCCCAGACTTTTTCGATAAATCTTGGCGGGAATTAATCGCTGAAGCAAGTTTAGGCTCCTCAGCTGCCAAATTATCCAAAACAATTACTTCCACAGTAGGATAG
- a CDS encoding EAL domain-containing protein: MESIAELFKKKEYYHAFQPICQLPEKSRIGYEVLLRSKAGIHPEALFSLAKENKMLPELDSHSLHYALLTFFHSSTEHKNELLFVNIFPSTIIEDTFPGFIQKIARTFRPYLTQIVLEINESIMEGECWSEPIFTRRIAELKKLGFLIALDDVGDGANIFSKIEDISPDYIKIDRFFSQKLSSSLEKQKTVKLFVDFCKDAPQLILEGVEEEEDFACASLLGVAIGQGYLFGKPGSLPDE, translated from the coding sequence ATGGAGAGCATTGCAGAATTATTTAAGAAAAAAGAATACTACCACGCATTTCAGCCAATATGTCAACTTCCTGAGAAAAGTAGGATAGGGTATGAAGTATTACTTCGCAGTAAAGCGGGGATCCATCCAGAGGCATTGTTTTCTTTGGCGAAGGAAAACAAAATGCTGCCAGAACTCGACTCCCATTCCCTGCATTATGCGCTCTTGACTTTTTTTCATTCGTCGACTGAACACAAAAACGAGCTTTTATTTGTGAATATTTTTCCTTCTACCATAATAGAAGACACATTTCCTGGGTTCATTCAAAAGATCGCTCGTACCTTCCGTCCCTATTTAACCCAAATCGTATTGGAGATCAACGAATCGATTATGGAAGGGGAATGCTGGAGCGAACCCATTTTTACGCGACGCATAGCTGAATTGAAAAAGCTGGGTTTCTTAATTGCGTTGGATGATGTCGGAGATGGCGCAAACATATTCAGTAAAATTGAAGATATCTCGCCAGATTACATCAAGATTGATCGTTTTTTTTCGCAAAAGCTCTCGAGTTCATTAGAAAAGCAAAAGACTGTAAAACTGTTTGTCGATTTTTGCAAAGATGCACCTCAACTCATTCTCGAAGGAGTTGAAGAAGAAGAGGATTTTGCTTGTGCTTCTTTATTGGGCGTTGCAATCGGCCAGGGATACTTGTTTGGTAAACCAGGCAGTTTGCCGGACGAATAA
- a CDS encoding protease inhibitor I42 family protein, with product MVKISTFTLQVQEGHLFTITLAANPSTGYQWDLSNPVDARFLSLHANHFVPPSSPARIGQEGHQVISFQALRRGMTSISVKYCRPWDSGECGEFAFYVVTIV from the coding sequence GTGGTCAAGATTTCAACGTTTACACTGCAAGTGCAGGAAGGCCACTTGTTCACGATTACGCTAGCGGCAAATCCCTCAACCGGTTACCAGTGGGACTTGTCTAATCCAGTGGATGCTCGCTTTTTATCGTTGCATGCGAATCATTTTGTTCCCCCATCTTCGCCTGCTCGTATTGGGCAAGAGGGGCATCAGGTGATATCTTTTCAAGCTTTGCGGCGTGGAATGACGTCGATATCAGTGAAGTATTGTCGGCCTTGGGATAGTGGTGAATGCGGGGAGTTTGCGTTTTATGTAGTTACGATTGTGTAG
- a CDS encoding ATP-binding protein has protein sequence MIFQGCYLQPCPSGFFGTREKQTCPCFPQQIYKYRSKLSGPLLDRIDLHIEVPKVPVQLLHKEKQRSPQKTFSSE, from the coding sequence GTGATATTTCAAGGGTGTTATCTTCAACCTTGTCCTTCTGGATTCTTCGGTACTCGAGAGAAGCAAACCTGCCCATGCTTTCCTCAACAAATCTACAAATACCGCTCAAAACTCTCAGGTCCTTTGCTAGACCGCATCGATCTGCACATCGAGGTGCCGAAAGTACCCGTTCAACTTCTTCACAAAGAAAAGCAGAGGAGTCCTCAAAAGACATTCAGCAGCGAGTAG
- a CDS encoding helix-turn-helix domain-containing protein, protein MKDDSPGGRLRAARTAKQMYLVDLESTLRERIIKARLYNGYTKREFAALLGISERTLYEWEHGRRIPPEEQRVIIERYLDTLM, encoded by the coding sequence ATGAAAGATGATAGTCCTGGTGGCCGTCTTAGAGCAGCACGTACAGCAAAACAGATGTACTTGGTCGATCTTGAATCAACTTTAAGGGAACGTATTATTAAAGCGCGCTTGTACAATGGGTACACAAAGAGAGAATTTGCTGCGCTTTTAGGAATAAGTGAGCGCACTCTATACGAATGGGAACATGGGCGCAGGATCCCACCCGAAGAACAAAGAGTCATTATCGAGAGATACTTAGATACATTAATGTAG
- a CDS encoding PsbP-related protein: MKMPHHLRIMIQCFFVVSFLLGCSQTNESVEATEFKEYKNNKFSISYPVDWAVVENPKDGSVAFKSPKESNEDLHTENIMVMSTTLPVEARSPMENYKNGIIEKMKKQSPGFEVQNTSNLTINELSALEILFKGKRDNVNIAYRLTFLVKSKTGFAIGFACQDGDLAKYASTIDKVTNSFKILE; encoded by the coding sequence ATGAAAATGCCACATCATCTAAGAATCATGATTCAATGTTTTTTTGTGGTGAGTTTTCTGTTAGGTTGCTCCCAAACTAACGAATCAGTTGAGGCAACTGAATTCAAAGAATATAAAAATAATAAGTTTTCGATATCTTACCCAGTAGATTGGGCGGTTGTTGAGAATCCAAAGGACGGCAGTGTTGCGTTTAAATCCCCAAAGGAGAGCAATGAAGATTTACATACAGAAAATATTATGGTGATGTCGACCACATTGCCTGTTGAAGCTCGGTCGCCTATGGAAAACTATAAAAATGGAATTATTGAGAAGATGAAGAAACAGTCTCCTGGGTTTGAAGTTCAAAATACTTCTAATCTAACTATTAATGAACTTTCAGCTCTTGAGATCCTATTTAAAGGAAAACGAGATAATGTAAATATAGCCTATAGACTAACTTTTTTGGTGAAAAGTAAAACGGGCTTTGCAATAGGATTTGCATGCCAGGATGGAGATCTTGCCAAATACGCTTCGACAATCGATAAAGTGACAAACTCCTTTAAAATATTGGAATAA
- a CDS encoding RNA 2'-phosphotransferase, producing the protein MDYQKLSKELSYALRHAPHEYELELDEQGWVPIKQLLMALHEQRKWRAVTEEDLHTMIALSEKKRHEINQGKIRALYGHSVPQKVQKEEKEPPEYLFHGTPQRFLDSILASGLVPKGRQYVHLSEDVQTAQQVGKRRDDHPVLLRIDARQAWQDGVRFYHGNELVWLADHVQKEYISVYQK; encoded by the coding sequence ATGGATTATCAAAAATTGAGTAAAGAACTGTCCTATGCGCTTCGTCATGCCCCACATGAATATGAACTTGAATTAGACGAACAAGGATGGGTACCTATCAAGCAATTGCTTATGGCCCTTCATGAACAGCGCAAGTGGCGAGCGGTTACCGAAGAAGATCTACATACGATGATTGCGTTATCAGAAAAAAAGCGCCATGAGATCAATCAAGGTAAAATTCGCGCACTCTATGGGCATTCAGTGCCGCAAAAGGTTCAAAAGGAAGAAAAAGAACCGCCTGAATATCTTTTTCACGGCACGCCACAAAGATTCCTTGATTCTATTTTGGCAAGCGGACTTGTTCCCAAAGGAAGACAGTATGTGCATCTGTCTGAAGACGTCCAAACAGCACAGCAGGTTGGGAAAAGACGAGACGATCATCCCGTACTTTTACGAATCGATGCGAGGCAAGCTTGGCAAGATGGTGTGAGGTTTTACCATGGAAATGAGCTCGTTTGGTTAGCAGATCATGTGCAAAAAGAGTATATCTCTGTCTATCAGAAGTAG
- a CDS encoding HD domain-containing protein: MSTLEKAIVIATNAHTGQLDKGGNPYILHPLRIMMKMPSKESMIVAVLHDVLEDTEVTKEDLFQAGFSNEIVEAVLAVTRDEDETYMEFVKRAKRNPIARLVKLADLEDNCDLSRIPDPKPKDHERLLLYKEAIKELLST, from the coding sequence ATGAGTACGTTAGAAAAAGCGATTGTAATTGCAACCAATGCACATACTGGACAACTTGATAAAGGTGGAAATCCTTACATACTTCATCCATTAAGGATAATGATGAAGATGCCAAGCAAGGAATCGATGATCGTTGCTGTCCTCCATGATGTACTGGAAGACACAGAGGTAACGAAAGAAGATTTATTTCAAGCGGGGTTTTCAAATGAGATTGTCGAGGCTGTATTAGCTGTTACCAGAGATGAAGACGAAACTTATATGGAATTTGTCAAAAGAGCAAAACGTAACCCGATAGCAAGGCTTGTTAAATTGGCAGATCTGGAAGATAATTGTGACTTGAGCCGTATTCCAGATCCAAAACCAAAAGACCATGAGCGGTTGTTGCTTTACAAAGAAGCCATTAAAGAATTGCTCTCGACATAA
- a CDS encoding YifB family Mg chelatase-like AAA ATPase, producing the protein MYACSYSGTVLGIDGMVVTVETDIANGLPQFDLVGLGGSAVKEARDRVRAALRNAGYDYPMQRITVNLAPADQRKEGSGFDLAIAFGILLASKQMLPRPERILVLGELALDGSLRPVTGVLPILLEAKNAGFTHVILPKQNAAEARLVDITVLAASNLEEAVNYWKKGLHSKNSNLIFLESEIGKTTANQLPPDFANVYGQQFVKRGLEIAAAGFHNVILVGPPGSGKTLLATCLPGIMPNMTIHESYEVTKIYSIAGQLKRESGLVEERPFRSPHHTITATALIGGGAQIPRPGECSLSHGGILFLDEMPEFSRHVLEVLRQPLESGVVTIGRSKQVFTFPARFLLIGSCNPCPCGFFGTREKQTCSCSPQQIYKYRSKLSGPLLDRIDLHIEVPRVPVQLLHNRTAEESSKDIQQRVEQARAVQCERYHYRPGCPFNSVMNGEELRQFAQLDKEGQEMLQLAFETLGLSARAYDRIVKVARTIADLDGASNVEVAHVAEAIRYRALDRGLLF; encoded by the coding sequence ATGTACGCATGCAGTTATTCAGGCACGGTGCTCGGCATAGACGGAATGGTCGTCACTGTAGAAACAGACATAGCAAATGGTTTGCCTCAATTCGATTTGGTCGGACTGGGCGGTTCAGCAGTAAAAGAAGCGAGAGATCGTGTTCGTGCTGCCTTGCGCAACGCAGGCTACGACTACCCAATGCAGCGGATCACCGTCAACCTGGCACCAGCAGACCAGCGCAAGGAAGGTTCAGGCTTTGACCTTGCTATTGCCTTTGGAATTTTACTAGCCTCGAAGCAAATGCTCCCTAGACCAGAGAGAATCCTTGTTCTAGGAGAGTTGGCATTAGATGGTTCTCTTCGCCCTGTAACGGGTGTACTCCCCATCCTGCTAGAAGCTAAAAATGCAGGATTTACTCACGTGATTCTCCCCAAACAAAATGCAGCTGAAGCACGGCTCGTCGACATTACCGTATTGGCTGCGAGTAATCTGGAAGAGGCCGTGAACTATTGGAAAAAAGGACTTCATAGTAAAAACTCAAACTTGATTTTTCTCGAATCAGAGATAGGCAAGACAACGGCAAACCAGCTGCCTCCGGACTTTGCCAATGTTTACGGACAGCAATTTGTAAAACGTGGCTTGGAGATTGCAGCAGCTGGGTTTCATAATGTGATATTGGTGGGGCCCCCAGGTTCAGGGAAAACTCTTTTAGCCACTTGCCTACCTGGTATCATGCCGAACATGACTATTCATGAATCATACGAAGTGACGAAAATATACAGTATTGCTGGTCAATTAAAGCGGGAGAGTGGGCTTGTCGAGGAGAGACCTTTTCGTTCCCCGCACCATACGATTACAGCTACTGCCCTAATTGGCGGCGGTGCGCAAATCCCGCGTCCCGGAGAGTGTAGCTTGTCTCACGGTGGGATTCTCTTTCTGGATGAGATGCCAGAGTTTTCTCGGCATGTATTAGAGGTACTGCGTCAGCCGCTTGAATCAGGAGTTGTTACAATTGGACGATCTAAGCAGGTTTTTACCTTTCCTGCTCGGTTTCTGTTAATCGGTTCGTGCAATCCTTGTCCTTGTGGATTCTTCGGTACTCGAGAGAAGCAAACCTGCTCATGCTCCCCCCAGCAAATCTACAAATACCGCTCAAAGCTCTCAGGTCCCTTGCTAGACCGCATCGATCTGCACATCGAGGTGCCGAGAGTACCCGTTCAACTTCTTCACAACAGAACAGCAGAGGAGTCCTCAAAAGACATTCAGCAGCGAGTAGAACAAGCGAGGGCTGTCCAATGTGAAAGATACCACTATCGTCCGGGATGTCCTTTTAATAGTGTGATGAATGGTGAAGAGCTCCGTCAATTTGCTCAACTAGATAAGGAAGGACAGGAGATGCTGCAGTTAGCTTTCGAGACTCTCGGTTTAAGTGCCCGAGCTTACGACAGGATAGTCAAAGTAGCAAGAACTATCGCTGATTTAGATGGAGCTTCCAACGTAGAGGTAGCACATGTAGCTGAAGCGATTCGTTACCGAGCATTGGATCGTGGATTACTTTTTTGA
- a CDS encoding NADAR family protein, with product MQDHIRKHIQQPLEIHFDQPDKPYGCFSNFSYHPIELEGEIWTTLEHYLQAKKVLGTALEKEIMRKALQAKVEQYPVIREILLSTGDAALIDRSSNDPNLLGKLWMEVRESLDGYQPHFYLPPWIEFPEEHPYSLFWRMGFGEDYVMHYWPWLEEMSVDARNEYDAYFPVPEEWQFEDFDEEEE from the coding sequence ATGCAGGATCATATCCGAAAACATATACAGCAACCTCTCGAAATTCATTTTGACCAGCCAGACAAACCTTACGGCTGCTTCTCCAACTTCTCCTATCATCCAATAGAGTTGGAAGGGGAAATATGGACAACCTTGGAACACTATCTGCAAGCCAAAAAAGTTTTAGGGACTGCCCTAGAAAAAGAAATCATGCGCAAGGCATTACAAGCAAAAGTGGAACAGTATCCTGTCATTCGTGAAATTCTGCTCTCTACCGGGGATGCAGCCTTAATCGATCGTTCGAGTAACGATCCAAACTTACTCGGAAAATTGTGGATGGAAGTACGTGAAAGCTTAGATGGGTATCAACCGCATTTCTATTTGCCGCCATGGATTGAGTTTCCAGAAGAGCATCCATATAGTTTGTTTTGGCGGATGGGATTTGGTGAGGACTATGTCATGCATTATTGGCCGTGGCTAGAGGAAATGAGTGTGGATGCTAGGAATGAGTATGACGCTTATTTTCCGGTACCAGAGGAATGGCAGTTTGAAGATTTCGATGAGGAGGAAGAATGA
- a CDS encoding nucleotidyltransferase domain-containing protein: MREIILEKLKEIEQAHELKILFAVESGSRAWGFPSKDSDYDVRFVYVKKPEWYLSIDDKRDVVEVPINDLLDINGWDIRKALKLFRKSNPPLQEWLVSDIVYLDTLGFRNELLRLQGEVFSPKASLHHYLSMAKGNFRDYLQGEQVKIKKYFYVLRPILACIWIETYHTNPPIGFDQLVGELVTDSILKSKISELLQRKMAGNELNLEPRIEELHRFIEEQIGRLTALASQYTNDLEDPTDKLDEIFRNYLQKAWIIS, from the coding sequence TTGAGAGAGATCATCTTGGAAAAGTTAAAAGAAATCGAGCAAGCGCACGAGTTGAAAATATTGTTCGCTGTTGAATCAGGAAGCCGGGCATGGGGATTTCCGTCCAAAGATAGCGATTATGATGTACGTTTTGTCTATGTGAAGAAGCCGGAATGGTATTTGTCCATTGACGACAAACGGGATGTTGTGGAAGTACCGATCAACGACCTATTAGATATAAACGGCTGGGATATTCGAAAAGCACTCAAGCTATTTCGAAAATCGAATCCGCCCCTACAAGAATGGCTTGTATCAGACATTGTTTATCTCGATACACTTGGCTTTCGGAATGAGCTGCTAAGGTTGCAAGGGGAAGTATTCTCGCCAAAGGCTTCCTTGCATCATTACCTCAGTATGGCCAAAGGGAATTTTCGGGACTATCTGCAAGGTGAGCAAGTCAAAATCAAAAAATACTTTTATGTGTTACGCCCGATCCTCGCATGCATCTGGATCGAAACGTATCATACGAATCCTCCCATTGGATTTGATCAGCTAGTTGGAGAGCTAGTAACAGATTCTATACTAAAAAGTAAAATTTCTGAGCTGCTCCAAAGAAAAATGGCTGGGAATGAGTTGAATTTGGAGCCAAGAATCGAAGAGCTTCACCGTTTTATTGAGGAACAAATAGGGCGTCTGACTGCACTGGCGAGCCAATATACAAATGATTTGGAGGACCCAACTGACAAGCTGGATGAGATATTTCGGAATTATTTACAGAAGGCGTGGATTATCAGTTAG
- a CDS encoding Ig-like domain-containing protein produces MKKIKNSLMKNVSLAVATICTVQFSVAGIASAQVTTPQPIAYSMVASTTGLKANVGSVNVTIGDTETIRLTYNGSPIDNALVDWEIGSSSIASVSNGVVYGKKVGTTVVTARYNGYRATVRVTVDRAQTLEATKTEVSVKKGKKTNVSLKFAGSSLPGSRATWKTADKYVATVDDGEIKGVGEGSTVITASYKDQEVEIRVDVEGGGNSDGKLEADVTKLKMEKGDKETIKLTYDDDKLSGSKATWKTSKSSVATVNDDGVVTAKGKGTATITAKYKGYEVEVDVYVDTDSSGKLEADETSISLKKGDRDTIQLRYDDEKLSGSKATWKTSNSSVATVDDGVVTAKGQGTATITASYKGDKVEIRVKVDYNNSGKLEVNDSTISLKKGERETLTLKYDGSTISNSNASWSTSRSSVATVSSSGTITATGKGTATITAQYKGEKVEIEVTVDGSSSGSLEADDTSITLKKGERETVKLRYDGDTISNSKASWKTSKSSVATVTSSGTITAKGKGTATITATYKGEKVEIEVKVDSKSSGKLEADDTSITIKKGDSEKIKLTYDGDDISSSKAKWKSSKSSVASVSSSGSVKGKKKGKATITAEYKGYEVEIEVTVK; encoded by the coding sequence ATGAAAAAGATTAAGAACAGTTTAATGAAAAACGTCTCCTTAGCGGTAGCAACTATTTGTACTGTTCAGTTTTCAGTTGCAGGCATTGCTTCTGCCCAAGTCACGACACCACAACCTATTGCTTATAGTATGGTAGCAAGCACTACAGGCCTGAAAGCAAACGTAGGCTCAGTGAATGTTACGATTGGGGATACAGAAACCATTCGCCTTACTTATAATGGCAGCCCTATCGATAACGCATTGGTTGATTGGGAAATTGGCAGCTCCAGCATCGCTTCTGTCAGCAATGGGGTTGTTTACGGTAAGAAAGTAGGAACGACTGTTGTTACTGCTAGATACAACGGTTATCGTGCTACCGTTAGAGTGACTGTTGATAGAGCACAGACTCTCGAAGCTACGAAAACAGAGGTTTCTGTTAAAAAAGGTAAAAAAACAAACGTTAGTTTGAAATTTGCGGGCAGCAGTCTCCCTGGATCAAGAGCAACTTGGAAAACCGCAGATAAATATGTCGCAACTGTTGATGATGGTGAAATTAAAGGTGTAGGCGAAGGAAGCACAGTCATTACTGCGAGCTACAAAGACCAAGAGGTAGAAATCCGCGTTGATGTTGAAGGCGGCGGAAATTCAGACGGTAAGCTAGAAGCAGATGTTACCAAACTGAAAATGGAAAAAGGCGATAAAGAAACAATTAAGTTGACGTATGACGACGATAAACTTTCTGGATCAAAAGCAACCTGGAAAACTTCGAAGTCCTCTGTAGCAACTGTAAATGATGATGGTGTCGTTACGGCAAAAGGCAAAGGTACAGCAACGATCACTGCAAAATACAAAGGCTACGAAGTAGAAGTTGATGTTTATGTAGATACTGACAGTTCCGGTAAACTGGAAGCAGATGAAACCAGCATCTCCCTGAAAAAAGGCGACAGAGACACGATTCAGCTAAGATATGATGATGAAAAATTGTCTGGATCAAAAGCAACCTGGAAAACATCCAACTCCAGCGTGGCAACAGTTGACGATGGTGTCGTTACGGCAAAAGGCCAAGGAACAGCTACTATTACAGCATCATATAAAGGCGATAAGGTTGAAATTCGTGTAAAGGTCGATTACAACAACTCTGGTAAACTGGAAGTAAACGACAGCACTATCTCCTTGAAAAAAGGGGAAAGAGAAACATTAACATTGAAATATGATGGTTCCACCATTAGCAACTCGAATGCATCTTGGTCCACATCCCGATCCTCAGTTGCAACAGTAAGCAGCTCTGGTACGATTACAGCAACAGGTAAAGGTACAGCGACCATTACTGCTCAATACAAAGGCGAAAAAGTAGAAATTGAAGTGACTGTTGATGGCTCCTCCTCAGGAAGCCTGGAAGCAGACGATACGAGCATCACCTTGAAAAAAGGCGAGAGAGAAACTGTAAAACTGAGATATGATGGCGACACAATTAGCAATTCAAAAGCATCATGGAAAACCTCTAAATCTTCTGTAGCAACCGTTACCAGCAGTGGTACGATTACAGCAAAAGGTAAAGGTACAGCAACCATTACAGCTACGTATAAAGGCGAAAAAGTAGAAATTGAAGTAAAAGTAGACAGCAAAAGCTCAGGCAAGCTGGAAGCAGATGACACAAGCATTACCATTAAAAAGGGTGACTCCGAAAAAATCAAACTCACCTATGATGGCGATGACATCAGCAGCTCTAAAGCAAAATGGAAGTCCTCCAAGTCGTCCGTAGCATCAGTATCCAGCAGCGGTTCGGTAAAAGGTAAAAAGAAAGGTAAGGCCACTATTACTGCTGAATATAAAGGCTATGAAGTGGAAATCGAAGTAACGGTAAAATAA